From Candidatus Cloacimonadaceae bacterium:
TGAATCAGGAACATCTACTGAAACTAAATATATATTGGTGTGGATTGAGTCAAATATTCCTTTCCCTAACATATTCAAGCTTTTGAGTTTTCTCAGTTTTAAGTTGCTTTCTCTGAATGACTGTATCTTATGACTATGAGTTTTGAGTAGTTTCTTTCTATTAATCCAATAATGCGCAGCATATTCGTGAATAACTTTTTCACATAGAAATTTATAGCTTAAGTTAATGTCAATGCCATAAGCATCCCTGCCCATTTCGTGAGCAATGGCTAAGACAGACCCAGATCCGGCAAAAGGATCTAGAACCGTGTCGCCAACATTGCTTGCCAAAGTTATTATTCTCTCAATCAGAGGAAAGGGTAACGGGCACAAATGGTGTTTTTTGTACTTTCCCCATCCTCGCATTTGCGTAGTATAAGACCATAGATTCGATGGCGACTTACCTAAATTATTGTATCTTTCAGGATAGTTTATCCACCAATTTTTTAAGTTGTCAACATCTCGTATTTGGTCAATATTGAAAGTCATGCACTCTTTTTTAGAGTAAAATAACACATACTCAAACTGATTCCGAAATTTTCCAACACTGTTCCATGGTAGATTTTTCACCTTATCCCAAATTATTACATCCTTTAAAATCCAAGTCCCAGGTTCATACAATTTCTGCATCTTTGAATTAACGTCGAATGGTAAGGTAATGGTTCTGCCGTCTCTCTTTATGGTGTCCATAATCAGCCATAGAGTAGCATTATCATCGGATAACAAGTAGCAATCCTGTAGAGCAATAACGACATCTTTTAAATAATCTTCATAGTCAATTTGTCCGTATCCAATTTGCTTAGGTGTACCTTCATAATCTAAAACATCATAATAGGGAGGAGATGTAATAATCAAATGTGGCTTAGGGAATTCTCCTGTCAGATAGATGTTCTGAATATTCCGAGTGTCGCCAACAATATAATTAATCAAATCAATCCTTCGTAATACGTGGGTATATATCGGTAGTATTTAACGTATGCTTTCCACTCACTCAACTTTAATTCAACACTAGTCAATGATATTATTTCCTCGGCAGTTACTGTATCAGACCCAGGCGTGTCGTCAGCACGAACACATTTTTCTATTTGTTTTATGATAGAATCAAAGTGTATCTTTTCTTTGTATGTCAGAAGAGGAATGGAAATTTCCTC
This genomic window contains:
- a CDS encoding DNA methyltransferase, which translates into the protein MINYIVGDTRNIQNIYLTGEFPKPHLIITSPPYYDVLDYEGTPKQIGYGQIDYEDYLKDVVIALQDCYLLSDDNATLWLIMDTIKRDGRTITLPFDVNSKMQKLYEPGTWILKDVIIWDKVKNLPWNSVGKFRNQFEYVLFYSKKECMTFNIDQIRDVDNLKNWWINYPERYNNLGKSPSNLWSYTTQMRGWGKYKKHHLCPLPFPLIERIITLASNVGDTVLDPFAGSGSVLAIAHEMGRDAYGIDINLSYKFLCEKVIHEYAAHYWINRKKLLKTHSHKIQSFRESNLKLRKLKSLNMLGKGIFDSIHTNIYLVSVDVPDSTCIPFYVVSNEDLTAQVHNYSIETQTHLNGVHVDIQFVFLNEILDFLGIRKLNKYSLSKFHHCLGGVSLDSVVSEEPFMEKVVYSDIELQIVMQTFSPKL